Within the Emys orbicularis isolate rEmyOrb1 chromosome 5, rEmyOrb1.hap1, whole genome shotgun sequence genome, the region GAAATGTGAAATCAACTACAGTACTGTATACTAATCATTGCGCAGTGTGCAAAGTCAATCTTGTTGCATGACTTCTTAATTTTAAATGTCATCGCTTCTTAAAAAAGCTATCTAGTGTGGTCTGCTTATTTGCCGCGGACTGTTGGCTTCTAGCAAAGTCAAGTATGCTTCTGAGTTGGAGGATTTTGATGCTCTCTACGTCTTGAGTTTCCAGCCACCTCAAACTGGCTTCTAGGTGCTTTACTGCCTCAGACGCTTTTGGTGAGGGAGTTGAGGTGCCATCATCGTCGTCGTCATCATTATCGCCACTGGTTTCGGGCTCTGGTGGTGCAGTTTCATTCTTCCCGCTGACATTTGCAACAATTTCGTCATCTGAGATGTGTTCATATATGGGGCAGATGTAACATGCGGAGATAGCACCCCAGGCTTTCCCGCCGAGGTGACAGACTTCTTTCAAGTTGAGTGATGCCAGTGATGTGTGGACAGAGGAGTTGTTACCCGCTACCATCCACTTGATCATTTCCCGACGATAGTTTTGTTTAAATACCGATATGATGCCTTGGTCCAGTGGCTGGATTTCTGATGATGTGTTCTTCGGGAGATAAGAGACTTTAATCTTGCCGTCATGACTGACAAGATTTTCCGCTGGCGGGTGGGCAGGGCAATTATCCAGCAGGAGGAGAGCTTTTTCCTCCTGCTTCAGTTTTCGCAAATGAGCCCGAACGGCTGGCACAAAAGTTTTATGGAACCAGTCTTTAAATATGGAGCTATTCATCCATGCATTCTTGCTGTTGGTGTATTCAAAGGGAAGGGTTTTCATATTAACATGATGAAAACATCTGGGAGACCTCGCTTTTCCGATCATCAGAGGTCTGAGTTTGTGGCTGCCAGACTTGTTGACGCAAAACAAGAGAGTGACTCTGTCCTTTCTCTGCTTAAAGCCTTCTCGTTTGTGACTGTCAGTCTTGGTTGCGAGGGTGCGATCGGGTAACATTTTAAAGCATAAACCAGTCTCGTCGCAGTTGTAAACTTGATCGGCTGTGTAGCAACCTTCCTTTAGCAACTTTTTAAGCTCAATTGGGTAGGAATCAGCAGCCTCTTTATCAGCTGAGCGGATTTCCCCAGACACAAGAACTTGGCTTATCGCGTGCCTTTTCTTGAATCTGTCCAGCCAGCTGTTACTCGCCTTAAATTTGGATTCATTTCCATTGATAAGGCGATCAAATTTCTCTGCTTGAGCTTTCAGAATAGGGCCAGAAATAGGAACTCCTTCTGAGTGAGCCTGGACAAACCATTGATACAAGGCTGAATCTAGGCTTTCGTCATTAGCAAACTTGACCTTTTTGCGCTGTAAACCAGTTTCCTCTTCAAGAATGCAGGGTAGGCTACggagcttttcttcttcttttttccacCCTCGCAGAGTGGACTCGCTAATTCCTAGATATCTAGCAAGCTGAGTTTGTTGTTTGCCCTTCTTTAGTTGATCCAGGGCATACAATTTCTCTCGTGCAGAAAACGACTTGCATTTGCGAACTGGCGTATCCATaaaggtaaaatattttttaaaatataggaaattAATAACAACTTCATAGACAAACACCATACACATGTACAACCTGAGAACTACAGTAAGTGCAATGGCCACAAGTCACTTTATCCTATAAGACTGGAAAAACGTGGTTTATTTATAAATGTCGTAAAAAAAGTATAGTATTCCGGCAAAACGTGAACAGTATTacggcagtggtccccaacctttttgtggccagtagcacattcatgttttgagaagagtgtggcgggagccaacaatttttcaagactTATTTTGGAGTTCTCTGTCACTGGCAGGCGcagggccgcagcttctctccggcctgccagggacagagagcactggcgcctgcagccccggagaagccagagagaagccgcggccctgcgcctgccggggacagtgaGCACCAGTGCCCGCAGcctcggagttctctgtccctggcaggcgcggggccgcggctcctcttgaagccagagagaagccgcggccccgagCCTGCCGGGACAGTGAGCACCGGTGCCCGCAGCCCTgaagttctctgtccccggcaggcgcggggccgcggcttctctctggCTTCAACAGGAGCCGCGGCCCCgagcctgccggggacagagtgCATCGGTGCCCGCAGcctcggagttctctgtccctggcaggcgcggggccgcggctcctgttgaagccagagagaagccgcggccccgcgcctgccggggacagtgaGCACCGGTGCCCGCAGCCCTgaagttctctgtccccggcaggcgtggGGCTGCGGTTTCTCTCCAAGCCGGAgaggagccgcggccccgcgcctgccggggacagagtgCATCGGTGCCCGCAGCCcgggagttctctgtccccggcaggcgctaGGCACTAGGCGGCGCACATCAatgcaccgcgttggggaccactgacttaaACTGACCAGcttgaaaccccgctataccgcgaccccgcatttatcgcagtggaattttttggaccccaaacatCGCGTTATAGCGGGTTTTCACTGTATATATGGTAATTTAGTAACTTAAGGCATTTTATGTTACTTTAtattaacttaattttaaaactCTGTTGTGTGATAATAAGGAAAGtccatgtttcaaatattagttagtggttaggattagaagcagagtctgcatttctgttgcttggcaGGAGTAATTCCAGCTGCTGCATTCCTAAAGGCttaaaattattaatttactggatttatttaaagtaaaaattttatcttgttttctatttgtttgattgttgttttattctgttttcaattgctttatcttttggaggtttctgtaaaaactataacttttaaaacaaagagagcacaagtTAGGAGAGGCCGGGGAAAACGGGGGGTGAAGAGCAACCTAGGAAGATAGGGAGATctgagccaagagagattaactTTATCAAGGTATCTTAAGGTAAAGGTAACAGCAGCGAGTTTAGCAAATTGAGAGAGGATATAGAGGAAAACTTAACcagtatgtaaaaatatttgagaaagaaggttaCATTTTTAACTCTGAGTGAGGAGTGTAGTTCCATGGGTCAAAGCAGTTGGGAACCCGAACCCTGGGTTTTTATAGGGCTCTAAGAGGAAAGTCGGGGTAGTTACCTGCTCTTATAAAACCTGAGTTTGTTCCCCCAGTGTatgttgcttttgtgtgtgtgccaaATGGATTGCGGGAATGCCCTTCCATGCTGCAGTTAACTGTTTTTGGGCAACTCTATTTGTTAATGCATTAATTTTATATGTTAACCTGCTCAATTTtggtttttcactttgaaattcttttttattgACTTCCCTGCAATCGAGTCGCAACTCCTGTCCCTAATATGCTCTGTGAACCATTCCATTTTTCCCCTCATTTGATTTATCAATTTAGTGAAAGTATTGTTTGCTACTTTTCCCTCTGGTGCACTTACTTCTTTCATTCTCACAGGCACCAGTCTACGTCCCGGTTAGGTTTTACTAGAACCTAGCTTTTTATCATATTGTGGTGGTTGCAATGCAGTGGACCCTGTTTCATCTTTTTTAATTTTGCTAGGGccacctttttccatttctgtccccatCAGGCACAGGATAGCTACCTTTTTGTTTCTCATACTTGCCCCACCAGTTTTGTGGCGTGTTGTCTTAACCATTTAACAGCCATGGTTATAGTTGGCAATATTCTACATTTCAAGGCTACAGTTTTTGCCCTAGCCTTACAGATTTCATTGCATATTTCTTCcccattatatttttttaatttcatatgGACCTCTTTTGCTAGCAATCCAGCACATGCATACCTTATTAAAGTTTGTGGAGATTAGCAGGGAAGGGTTAATGTTGTTCCTTAGCTTGTGGTTTTCTGTCATGTTAGATCGCGATTCCTACAGAGGACAGCTTGCTTACTTACCAGATCAGTGGTCGGGGTCACCagtgtggttagatgttgatagatgtttggctgcatgtgtgtgttccctctgtgtgccgccccagccctgcgcagacagctggcatggcAGACCTCGAGCAcaccacccaatgaccacaagattcgTTAAGGGacaaaggcacccagccaggtttattgtcaacgaagcacAGTACTAGTATCCCACAGACTCTACCGGACCGCTAATATGTGTATGcccgtaacaatggaccagctcagtgaatggcgggactttccattcctcctaacctgacaaagatactccctctgagatacatctttataccctgatacagacaagttagtactgcccccTGACATAGTTACTGTCGTTACTGCCCACTGAcgtggctagttatcacccattaccttgtacgtgttggttcaatcaaaacatctctattacgtactgtcatcctgacttTATCTTTTAGGAGTgatcagtgtgttcctgttatccttggggaatatttttgtaccatccttgatatcaggatgtgtttgcgtgagcaCTCTGTAACTagtacttcttaggaatgtgtatttctgcaatatcagccctgttcttgccaggttctgtgagcaggtcctgcctcataccaggcctctgatacaagtgcttatgtctcaggctctcttcctactacagttactagtggagttcctcagggatcagtcttgggaccaatcttatttaacatttttattgctgaccttggcacaaaaagtgggtgtgtgctaataaaatttgcagatgacacacagttGGGAGGTATTACCAATATGGAGTAGAACCGCagtatcatacaagaagatctggatgaccttgtaaactggaataatagaaaaGGAATgacatttaatagtgcaaagtgcaaggtcatacatttagggactaacaacatgAATCTTTGCTGTAAGCttgggacttatcagttggaagtgacagaggaggagaaaaacctgggtgtattggttgatcacaggatgactatgaactatcaatgtgatgcggccgtgaaaaaggctaacgTGGTCCTGGGGtacatcaggtgaggtatttccagtagagagagggaagtgttagtaccattatacaaggcactggtgatacctcatttggaatattttgtgcaattctggtctcccatttttaagaaagatgaattaaaattggaacaggtgcagagaagggctactaggatgatctgaggaatggaaaacctatcttatgagaggagactcaaagagcttggcttgtttagcctaaccaaaagaaggctgaggggagatatgattgcctccaattaaatacatcagagggataaatatcagggagacagggagaggagttatttaagttaagcagtaatgtggaccccagaacaaatggctataaactgaccatcaacaagtttaggcttgaaattaggtgacggtttgtaaccatcagaggagtgaagatCTGGAGCAGCTTCCCAAGAGGAGCAgcagggcaaaaaacctaactggcttcaaaactgagcttgataaatttatattATGACAGGACTGCTTACAAAGGAGTGTGGTCCATCGTTTACTGCCCGCAGGAAAAATCCCCAGTGGCTGGAGACAGGATATagatggagagggctctgagttactacagagaattctttcccaggtatcttcctggtggatcttgcccacttgctcagggtctaactgatcaccatatttggggtcgggaaggaatttttccccaggtcagattggcagagaccctggggtggcgggggttgccttcctctgcagcatgggacataggtaacttgcaggtttaaactagtgtaaatgctgaattctctgtaacttgcagtctttaaaccatgatgtgaggacttcagtaattcagccagagcttaggggtctattacaggcgtgagtgggtgaggttctgtggcctgcaaagtgcaggaggtcagactatatgatcatgaTGGTCACTTCTGACTTCAGTAAGCGTATCtcagtaagaatatacattacaattttaaacctaacctgTGCCCCTTAAGTAACTTGTCACGAGATGTCAGAACATGGTAGTATTAgtgctgagtgggtctaatattaaattttctttcttgatataggaattagatacagtgctcctgtcagataatgtctaagttattatctgtgggggaaaaaaagtagaGTTTTCAGTTGCCTAGGTAGCCCGTGGAATCATAGTTAAAGttgtccccccaaaaaatctgtgggcaggcacagaattcccccctcccccctccccatgtgcatGGGCCCCGTTGGCATGACTGGAGACTCTCAcaccccaaatatagaagtcaaactatgcctctGACTTAATTAACTTACTCTGTCTGACAGACTTACTCAGCTGACTGCACAGTAtctttttctgttttctctccctctctctctctctctcctctgctgcgtccttctcttcttcctctgcttGCTTGCTTCTCCTTTGTCTCACCCTTGCCTCTTACGCGCCTCCCTCTGCCTTATTAGTTCTCTGCTCAGCTGCCTTCTCAACCTCTCAACTGTCAGCTGCTGCTGACTTTTATATCCTACTTTGTTAACGGTCACATGTCAATTGACAATTTTACTGTTATTTCTGTTGTTTACCTCAGTGTTGTAATCTGTCAGTCGTTGTTTACCACCTTCTTTTTCCTCCCAATTTGTTTTTCCCGCTAATTCCTAGTGCTACATGACCTGCAGCTGTCAGCCAATGGCAGAGTGACTCTTGCTTGTTCAAAATGGAAGCCAGGAATCTAGGGACTTCAAAATGGGAGTTTCTCTGGTATCAATCAGGGGTGGCGGAGACCTGTTTCGCATCCAACCAGACAGCATAAACTTAGCAGTAGAAGTTTTTCTAAGAGAGCCGACGTCTCTACATTAGTGGATGGACCACCTTCAAACCTGTCAGGATGTCTTATTTCACTCACCGTCTTTGTAGGCTATTCAAAGGCACACAGTCTTTTGTATCAGACACATCCAAGAAGGGCTGGGGCGCTGTTAGACTTCCTCCAGATTTCAGGGCCTGTGGTCTCAGACAGTGTCTCGGTTGCACATAAACATAGAACTCAGAACAGTTCGTTTATCCTGCAAGGCTTTCCTACCCCTTCTTTGAGGCATCGTTGCCTAGATTCTAACAGGCAATATGGCAACAATCCACTATGGAAAGAGACGAGTGTATGTGCGTGTGCATGCAAAATCTTCCCCCTTTGTTAGGAAGCCGTTCTTTTGTGGGACTGGTACATTCTTCATCAAATCAACCCGATAGTCGTTCCAGGGGCCCAGAACAATTTTGCAGATCAGCTTAGCAGGTAGAGCTCTGTGACCCAAGAGTGACTGACTTCTGTTCCCTTCTAGATCAAGTGTTCAggcctggcagggagggggagaaggagtcACCTCAATAGATCGGTTTACCATCAATGTGAACAATTAATTTCCCGTATTTTGCTCCAAGAAGAAGTAAGTTCTTTGACAGATGTGCATCTGATTCAATGTGAAAAGGAGCTGCTATATGCTTCCCTGTCCACCCCATCTGGCTAATTGCCAAAGTGCTTGGGAAGATATGACAAGACAAGGCCCGGGTGATAACTCCAGCCTGGGTACATCAGTTTTAGCTCTTTAACCTGTCTTATGTATCAGTCCACTCACCTGTTCCACTTACATGCTTTCTGGACATCATTTCACTGAATCATGGCCTAGTGTTACATCTGGACCTAATGTTTATACGTTTGATGTCATGGAGATTATGTGGTTTATAGAAGCTGTTTGGTGGCGATTGAAGAGGTTTTGACTCAGAGCTGAAAGTCTTATTGCAGGACTGATATATAAAGCTAAATGGAAGCACACTTCGCTGTAGGCTATTCAAAGGCACATTCAGTCTTTGGAGTCTTTTATCTCACTTACCTTGAATTCTGAAACACTAGGGAGTCTCAGTCAGTTCTATTAGAGCTTATTTGGCCACTTTCTGAATACCATCTGCAAGGTGGGGGCCATTCTgttccctcccaccaccaccaccccacacaAACACAATATCCAGATTTCTATTAAAGGTGGCTCATATTTCTACTAGTATAAGAGCCTTTTCCtacctggtgctgctgctgttagtGGGCCGTCCCTTTGAACTTATGTTGTCATGTTCATTATATCTCTCCAAAGACAGCACTTTTAATTGGCTATGACTTCAGCTTGCAGACTGAGTGAAACGCAGGCTTTGAGAGCGGGCTTCCCATATGCTGTATTCCATAAGGACAATTACCCTAGGCCACACCTgaaatttttactgaaaattgTTTTACGtttcatttaaatcaatttaTACACTTACCAGGATCTATTTCCAAGCTTTATGACTCTCCTGCAGAGACTAAAATGTTCTTAGAGCTATGTCCTTTTACCTTTCTGGAACAAATCACCTGtgatggtgggttttgttttctcctcttctcccccaccccccattgttttgctttttagcATTTAGTAATGTATCCAATGGAAGGGCTGTTTGTTCCAAAAGCTCTCAAAGTGAgtttctaagggcaggtctacactacagcggggatcgacgctctgagatcgatccaccagcgGTCAATTttgcgggtctagtaaagacccgccagatcaactgcagatcactctccagtcaacccctgtaCTTTACCTCTGAGAGAAGAGTAAAGTAAGTGGACAGGAGATTTTCTGCTGTCTACCCCCCATGGTGTAGACCCCGGGGTAACTCAatctaaggtacgtcgactccagctacgttattcacgacttaccccagtagtgtagacataacctaacaTATTAAAGCGTCTTATGCATTGAACAAACTATCCCTCCCCTCTTGAGTTAGAGCACATTCTGTTAGGGCTCAGGTAACATCTGTAGCTTGTTGTAGTGGAGTCCTTGTTTCTTAGATTTGTGGAGCAGCTATTTGGAGTTCTGTTCATATGTTGACCAATCACTACTCCATTTGCATCTAGATTGGATGCCCAGATTGACTGGGCTGTCCTACAATTATTTAGAGAGGACTCCTATCACTTACCTTCTTGAGAGGTAGCTGCTAGCCAGCCACCTACACTGCCATCCATGTGGACGCATGCTCAAAAaaagagaggttacttaccttacattaactaactggagttcttcaaaatGCTTTGTCCACATGGATCCTGTgactcaccctccttccccactaatgGAGTCCTTTATCTGGATGTCTGAAAACTATATGGTAAGTTTGAATGGTTTGAGTTATTCTATTAGTAAGATCATTTCagactcctcctcccccaaaagtcTAACACGGGCTGCTAAAAATTTTAACTTCTAACGTAATGTATTTAGTTGTAAATTATCAGAAAATTCATTCATTTACTCAAAGTGCTGTAATTGTGGGGAGGATAATATATTTTGCATACATAACAGATTGAATCCCTCCTTGAGAGAGAGAACTCAGATTTGATGGTGGAGTTGCAAGTGATGCCTGCCTACTGTTTTGCTCCCACTGCCATGGGATTTTTACTAAATGAATTCAAATAAGATTTCAGTTTCAGGCAGCCATACAAGCAAAGATGTTCTGAGTTAAAACTTGAAAAGCAGTATTTATCTTTTCATTAAACTGTTCTGCAGCACATATTAACTTCTATCAAATGATCCTACAACCCTGGGTAGCAGCAATAAATACTATGTGGTTATTTATACATAGATTGTAGCCCAAAATACATCCTCCCAGGTGCATAGAATATTTTACGTCTTCCACGTGTGATGTGAAAGACCTTGGTTCAGGTCCTCTCTCTGCCTGATTTGcagtagggacttgaacctgagtcttCCACTGCCCCAGGCATGTACttgactataacaggattcaaaaaagaattagctaaattcaaggaggataggtccatcaatggctattagacaggatgggcagggatggtgtccctagcctgtgtttgccagaagctgggaatgggcaacagggcatggatcacttgatgattacctgttctgttcattccttctggggcacctggcattggccactgtcggaagacaggctactgggctagatgagccTTTGATCTGACCCATTCTTGTGTTCTGTTCTTATGTActtttaaccactgggctatagcgTCAGTCTTGCACTGCTTCTTTTGTTGGTGCTGTTTCactctgtataaataattaaatattaagtaGGCCAGCAAGAGAGACTGATTCTATGGCCCATTGGATAGGACAAACACCTGGGACatgagagacccaggttctaaTCTGTGCTCTGGATCAGGTACAGCAgaacttgaacttgggtctccacTATTCCAagtaagtgctctaaccacctggCTGTTCTGGTGTAGGTCTTGCTCTCATGTCTTTTTGTGTAGTTccattttcattctgcattggatTAAAAACAAATGGCATAATCTCAATTTTTTCCCAAAACAGAGTTGTTGTTTTTCCAGCAGACCTACTCAGTGCTTTGTAGTTCCAACCAGAAGAGGAATTGCCTCAAGAGGCTTCTCTGACAGTGTTTTCCATACAGCCTCAAACCAGGATGTGTTTGAAACCTTGAAGTATTTCTGGCCTGCTTTCCAAGCCTAAGCTTTGCAATGTACGAACTTCTGGATGCTTAATGGAAATTTTTGAAGTTCCATGTATTACCGAACATAAGGAATTATATGCCAAGTGAATTGCACAATGTGTCATAGTGATTCagtgcttcacttaggactaGAACCTAAAGACCCTCCAGGCTCACCTAATCCTTTGCTCTGACTACATGTTCTTCTcaaattatacacacacaaaccaaatgAAAAGCTATACACATTTGTGTTTACTCTTCTTTGGCAGTATTTTAAGGGCACTTCTATTTTCATTGGTGTTACCATCTTGGCCCTGAACCTGCATTATCTTTGTTTTGGGCCACCTGTATTCACTTTGGGTATTCTTTACTCCATAAATAGCCCCAtaaatttcagtgggactacttgtggaatAAAGTACTACTCAAACTAAGGTGAccctttatttataaaatgttatATATAGATTAGTATTGAGATACATATTAATAGATCTTATTAAGTACTAAcgtgttcttttattttttaaatgtacgcCTCTTTTGCTAAAACAAATCCAGGGTTGTAAACTAGGTCCCATatatatttttggtttgtttattaCAATAAAACACACTACCCAATAAAACCATGTTTAGTTTAGGAAACAAACCTGGCTGATCTGTAGAATACCACATTTCATTCCCAGATAAATAAGTGTTTTTGTTTATACTCTAATATATTTCTACTTTATAGTATATTTACTTTAACATATCTTTTGGTCAAAAACAAAGAAGTTTTGAATGAACTGCTTCAGAATACCATACCCAATATACATAAAggtcttaaaaatatatttaaactgaAATGCACAGTCCCATTGTACTGAAGACTGCAGGAATAGCTCTCCCTCAAAAAATCCTCTTGAGATAGTATTGGACACATAGTTCTGATTTAATGTTTATTTGGCTTTTAATCTGTGACTCTGAAGTAATATGTCTGGAAAGTCGTAATGGACATGCTAATATTCCTTTCTCTCactctgtcttgcctatttagattgtaagttctttggagcagggactgtgtgtTTATAAAGTGCCTAGTAAGATGGGGCCCTGACCTTGTTTGAAGCCTGTGTGTGCTACcttaatataaacaataatactttaaaaaaaattaaataacattGAATCTGAACTCAATAGCTTTGCTTAATATGCCTGTGAATTCTTGCCATATGATAGCTATCTTAGTCCTTTCTGAGGACTAAAGTAACACACATGCTATAATTTATGTATTTGCATGGTATCCCCAAGGAGTTCTTTCTTGGCCTTTATAAAATACTAATGAACTCAGAGGTACCAAGTGCTGTGAATGAATGGTGAGTAGTTCTTGGTATCTCCATACAGAGTGTGTCCACATTAAAATAATAGCAGACAGATTAAGGAGCAAAATTGCTCGTGctttaagatattttaaaatgtacatccaTATTTATAGAGTGCCAGTTACCATGGTATCAAGACGCTAATCCATTTGCACGTGGATCATTAAAAATCAGCTGAACATAGACAATTTCAATTTTCCAGTTAGTCCTACCTCAGGACTGATCCTGAGAAGCTCAATTGCCACATGGGAGGAAGTAGATACTACAGAGATCGAACTAGGTGACAAGAGACCTAGGTTCAGTTcctcttcctagctctgccattgtCTTGTTATATGATCTCTGCCTTTGCTCTTTGTTTTGAGATGTATGGATGAAAATTGCTTTATAATTGGTAAAATTTATGAATTAGTTATTTCTTTTTATCTCTCATTTGGGACTTTAGTGGAAGTGGCACGTACCCAGCGTCTTTTGGGATCAAGTTATTTTTAACCAGAGAGCAATCATTTCAAGTTTTATGTATGACAGAAATATAAAGATTACTAGTGTTTCATCtataactcctctctctctcatcctgtgGAAGACGTGTATTGGCAAGGATGTAGTAGGTTCTTCATTtgtattttctattaataaataagATCCCAGGAAAAAAATTATTATATTCATAAACTCTGGCCCTAAACCATTTCTGAGAGATTCTCATCCTGCCTGTGTTGTAGTGGTACATTTATTACTAAACTACTATCTGGAGTCATGGAGAACACTATCTTGCTTACTAGTAAGGAAATATAAAATCAAAAATTAGAGAAAGAAACCATCTATTTGAGACACTTGGTCTATCTTTTTCTTAATGCAAGattgtttctaattttttttttttttttttttttttagagcttTTGTCATGTTTTGAATGACCCAGGCATCTGAGT harbors:
- the LOC135879686 gene encoding tigger transposable element derived 5-like gives rise to the protein MDTPVRKCKSFSAREKLYALDQLKKGKQQTQLARYLGISESTLRGWKKEEEKLRSLPCILEEETGLQRKKVKFANDESLDSALYQWFVQAHSEGVPISGPILKAQAEKFDRLINGNESKFKASNSWLDRFKKRHAISQVLVSGEIRSADKEAADSYPIELKKLLKEGCYTADQVYNCDETGLCFKMLPDRTLATKTDSHKREGFKQRKDRVTLLFCVNKSGSHKLRPLMIGKARSPRCFHHVNMKTLPFEYTNSKNAWMNSSIFKDWFHKTFVPAVRAHLRKLKQEEKALLLLDNCPAHPPAENLVSHDGKIKVSYLPKNTSSEIQPLDQGIISVFKQNYRREMIKWMVAGNNSSVHTSLASLNLKEVCHLGGKAWGAISACYICPIYEHISDDEIVANVSGKNETAPPEPETSGDNDDDDDDGTSTPSPKASEAVKHLEASLRWLETQDVESIKILQLRSILDFARSQQSAANKQTTLDSFFKKR